A portion of the Limanda limanda chromosome 3, fLimLim1.1, whole genome shotgun sequence genome contains these proteins:
- the rlbp1a gene encoding retinaldehyde-binding protein 1a, with the protein MAATGSFRMVSEEEQAMRSKLEHLTVKDHGPVFGPCHKLPGHTVQKAKDELNKTDASRASSLKDLRAMMKDRASEGDNLAKLMLERFGDEPDSLLLRFLRARKFDVVRAHDLMRGYVRFRKEYPELFENLTPEAVRSTIEAGYPVVLPSRDKYGRVVLLFNIENWDLEEITFDEILRAYCVILEKLLENEETQINGFVLIENFKGFTMQHASGIKPTELKKMVDMLQDSFPARFKAVHVTHQPWYFTTTYNVVKPFMKSKLLERVFVHGDEMENYLKEFDAENLPADFDGKASVSDNQAIATKLFGSEDTAL; encoded by the exons ATGGCTGCT ACTGGATCTTTCCGCATGGTGTCCGAGGAGGAGCAGGCCATGCGCTCCAAGCTGGAGCATTTGACAGTGAAGGATCATGGGCCGGTGTTCGGGCCGTGCCACAAACTGCCCGGCCACACTGTGCAGAAG GCCAAGGACGAGCTGAACAAGACAGACGCGAGCCGGGCGTCCTCGCTGAAGGACCTGCGAGCCATGATGAAGGACAGGGCGTCCGAGGGAGACAACCTGGCCAAACTGATGCTGGAGCGCTTCGGGGACGAGCCCGACTCGCTGCTGCTGCGGTTCCTCAGAGCTCGCAAGTTCGACGTGGTCCGGGCCCACGATCTGATGAGAG GTTACGTGCGCTTCAGGAAGGAGTACCCCGAGCTGTTTGAGAACCTGACCCCCGAGGCGGTCCGCAGCACCATCGAGGCCGGGTACCCTGTGGTGCTGCCCAGCAGAGACAAGTACGGCCGCGTGGTCCTGCTCTTCAACATCGAGAACTGGGACCTGGAGGAGATCACCTTCGATGAG atctTGAGAGCTTACTGTGTGATcctggagaagctgctggagaACGAAGAGACTCAAATCAACGGCTTCGTCCTGATTGAGAACTTCAAGGGCTTCACCATGCAGCACGCCTCGGGGATCAAACCCACGGAGCTGAAGAAGATGGTGGAcatgctgcag GACTCCTTCCCCGCCCGGTTCAAGGCGGTGCACGTCACTCACCAGCCCTGGTACTTCACCACCACCTACAACGTGGTCAAACCCTTCATGAAGAGCAAACTGCTGGAGAGG GTCTTTGTTCACGGCGACGAGATGGAGAACTACTTGAAAGAATTCGATGCCGAGAACCTGCCGGCAGATTTCGATGGAAAGGCGTCTGTTTCCGACAACCAGGCCATCGCCACAAAGCTGTTTGGCTCTGAAGACACCGCTCTCTGA
- the slc39a1 gene encoding zinc transporter ZIP1 — MEYLLQVKIAALVGLLLLTLFFGSIPARVKWFRRTNGTETHRTVLSLISCFAGGVFLAACLLDIIPDYLSDISTELENRKVETSFPLPEFIMASGFFMVLILEKMVLTCKDMGGAQEERAPLIADDRHGHGHGHRASADLESSGHHVHVDFQAHSPFRSFMLFLSLSLHSVFEGLAIGLQNTDSKVLEICIAILVHKSIIVFSLSVKLVQSAVRPLWVAAYIGVFALMSPLGIGIGISVVEAQLASGALIQCVLEGLAAGTFIYITFMEILPHELNSPGKQLLKVLFILLGFSVMAALTFIG, encoded by the exons ATGGAGTATCTGCTGCAGGTGAAGATCGCTGCTCTGGTCGGTTTATTGCTGCTAACGCTTTTCTTCGGATCTATCCCCGCCCGGGTCAAATGGTTCAGACGCACTAATGGAACAG AAACCCACCGCACAGTTCTGAGTCTGATCAGCTGTTTTGCCGGGGGGGTTTTCCTGGCAGCATGTCTGCTCGACATCATTCCAGATTATCTGTCAGACATCAGCACGGAGCTGGAGAATCGGAAGGTGGAG ACCAGCTTCCCTCTTCCGGAGTTCATCATGGCCTCCGGCTTCTTCATGGTCCTCATCCTAGAGAAGATGGTGCTGACCTGCAAGGACATGGGGGGGGCTCAGGAGGAGAGGGCCCCCCTTATAGCGGACGACAGACACGGCCACGGCCACGGCCACCGAGCCAGCGCGGATCTGGAGAGCAGCGGCCACCACGTCCATGTGGACTTTCAGGCTCATTCCCCGTTTCGATCCTTCATGCTCTTCCTCTCGCTTTCGCTCCACTCCGTGTTTGAGGGTCTCGCCATCGGCCTCCAGAACACAGACTCAAAG gttttaGAGATCTGCATCGCGATACTCGTCCACAAGAGCATCATCGTGTTCAGCCTGTCTGTGAAGCTGGTCCAGAGCGCCGTTCGTCCGCTGTGGGTGGCGGCTTACATCGGCGTGTTCGCCCTGATGTCCCCTTTAGGCATCGGCATCGGCATCAGTGTGGTGGAGGCCCAGCTAGCATCCGGAGCGCTGATCCAGTGCGTCCTGGAGGGGCTCGCCGCGGGGACGTTTATCTACATCACCTTCATGGAGATCCTCCCACATGAGCTCAACTCCCCCGGGAAGCAGCTGCTCAAGGTGCTCTTCATCCTGCTGGGCTTCAGCGTCATGGCGGCGCTGACGTTTATAGGATGA
- the LOC132998294 gene encoding monoacylglycerol lipase ABHD2 — MSTHESDVHTISPELPAMFDGMKLAAVATVLYVVVRCLNLKSPTAPPDLTYQDTPLNRFLLKSCSQLTKEYIPPLLWGKSGHLQTALYGKLGRVSSPNPCGIRKYLPMQDGATATFDLFEPLGDHRTGDDITMVICPGIGNHSEKHYIRTFVDHAQKDGYRCAVLNHLGALPNIELTSPRMFTYGCTWEFAAMVGYIKRTYPQTQLIMVGFSLGGNIVCKFLGENRMNQERVLCCVSVSQGYSALRAQETFLQWDQFRRFYNFLMADNMKKIILSHRHSLFGGNSVKVIDADLSRLYTATSLMQIDDNIMRKFHGHSSLKEYYEKESCVHYIHNVNVPLLLVNSADDPLVHESLLTIPRTLAAKKSNVIFALTLHGGHLGFFEGAVLFPQPLTWMDKVIVGYANSMCQWEKQKPPCQSGPLTESSCAEEKA, encoded by the exons ATGAGCACTCACGAGTCGGACGTGCACACCATCTCTCCGGAGCTGCCGGCCATGTTTGACGGCATGAAGCTGGCGGCGGTTGCCACGGTGCTCTACGTCGTCGTCCGCTGCTTGAACCTCAAAAGCCCGACCGCACCCCCGGACCTCACCTACCAGGACACGCCCCTCAACCGCTTCCTTCTGAAGTCCTGTTCTCAGCTGACCAAAGA gtacATTCCTCCCTTATTATGGGGAAAGAGTGGCCACCTCCAGACAGCACTTTATGGTAAACTTGGTCGGGTGAGCTCCCCGAACCCCTGTGGAATCAGGAAGTACTTACCGATGCAGGATGGGGCCACggcgacctttgacctctttgaGCCACTGGGGGACCATCGAACAGGAG ATGACATCACCATGGTGATATGCCCGGGTATCGGCAACCACAGTGAGAAGCATTACATCCGAACGTTTGTGGATCACGCCCAGAAGGACGGTTACCGCTGTGCTGTGCTGAACCACCTGGGAGCTCTTCCCAACATCGAGCTCACCTCCCCACGAATGTTCACTTACG GGTGCACATGGGAGTTTGCAGCCATGGTCGGTTACATCAAGCGGACGTATCCTCAGACGCAGCTGATAATGGTCGGCTTCAGTCTGGGAGGGAACATTGTGTGTAAGTTCCTGGGCGAGAACAGGATGAACCAGGAGCGCGTGCTGTGTTGCGTCAGCGTGTCTCAGGGGTACAGTGCTCTCAG GGCCCAGGAAACATTCCTCCAGTGGGATCAGTTCAGGCGCTTCTATAACTTCCTCATGGCCGACAACATGAAGAAAATCATTCTCTCCCACAG acaCAGTCTGTTTGGAGGAAACTCAGTTAAAGTGATAGATGCAGATCTTAGTCGGCTGTACACAGCGACTTCCCTCATGCAGATCGACGACAACATCATGAG GAAATTCCACGGCCACAGCTCTCTCAAGGAGTATTACGAGAAGGAGAGTTGTGTTCATTATATTCACAAT gtaAATGTGCCACTACTTTTAGTGAACTCTGCAGATGATCCCCTGGTCCATGAATCACTGCTCACCATCCCTCGCACACTAGCAG CGAAGAAGTCCAACGTGATCTTTGCCCTGACGCTGCACGGAGGCCACCTGGGCTTCTTCGAGGGCGCGGTGCTGTTCCCCCAGCCGCTCACCTGGATGGACAAAGTCATCGTGGGATACGCCAACTCCATGTGCCAGTGGGAGAAACAGAAACCGCCGTGCCAAAGCGGCCCGCTGACTGAGAGCTCCTGCGCAGAGGAAAAAGCCTAA